ACACTGCCATGCAACGTGAACGTTTGACCACGCAGCTGACCAGCGGTACTTACGAATGTATGGTCTGTTGCGAATCAGTTAAGCCAGTGCAAgtatgttttttctttttaattcattCAAGGCATCTTGATCACGtttgtttactttttgttgtttctttccctttttttttttttagccaaTCTGGAATTGCAGTCAATGTTTTCATGCCTTCCATCTCGGGTGTGTGCGGCGTTGGTCACGCACGTCGCAAGATGGTACGCATCCACACTTGCCTCCATTTCGATTTAATAGACTATTAATATTAGTATTAATATGTGGAAATTTTCTTTGCTTTAGAAAGTGGACATTGGCGTTGTCCTGGATGTCAATCGGTCAGCACGTCTCTGCCTAACTTCTATCTGTGTTTTTGTTCAAAACGAAAGGATCCAGAATGGAATCGACGTGAAACTCCACATTCTTGTGGCGAAGTTTGTGGCAAGGCACTCGGAGATGGTATTAGTTGCACGCACTCTTGCACTCTTTTATGCCATCCAGGGCCTTGTCCAATCTGTTCGGCCCAAACCCAACGTAAATGTCCATGTGGTAAATCGTCGCAGTTGGTTAAATGCGGATCATCAAACGCATTGCTTTGTGGTGAATTATGTGGCAAGCAGCTCTCATGTGAGCTGCATACATGCCAAGAAGCATGTCATATTGGCCCATGTGAACAGTGCCCACTCACTGTTCAACAAGACTGCTTCTGTGGTCAGAGCAATAGGGAATTACCATGTTCTGTTGAACATCCAGAAGACGAGAAATTTTCTTGTGATCTGgtttgcaataaaaaattgaGCTGCGGAAGACATAGTTGCCAAAGACAGTGTCATGTTGGCGATTGTGGAGCTTGTCAACTTGAAGTGGATACCGTTGTTACCTGTCCTTGTGGGAAAGTTCAGTTGAAGCAGCTTTACAAAACCAAGGGGGTTACAGAACGTAAATTTTGCACAGATCCCATTCCCGTTTGTGGGAAGGTTTGCGGTAAAATTATGTCATGTGGTCCTGCGGAGAATCCGCACGTTTGCGCAGTGCTCTGCCATGGAGGTCTATGTCCGCCTTGTCCGCTTTCAACAGATCTGCGTTGTCGATGTGGCCGGAACGAGAAAAAATTCCCTTGTCGGAAACTAAGCGAAATAGAAGAAGTTTTATGCGAACGACGTTGCAACAAAAAGCGCCAATGTGGACGgtaatatatttaattcttttatttctttttatttcttaattgcGTTAACTTGTCTTCTTACTATTTCAACAGGCATAAGTGTACCCAAGTTTGCTGCGTTGATACTGAGCATATCTGCCCAATGGTTTGCGGTCGTACACTCAGCTGTGGTCTTCATCGATGTGAGGCTTTATGTCACGCCGGTAACTGCAATCGTTGTCATCAAGTTTCTTTCGacgaattgaggtgccactgcGGAACTCAAGTGGTGTATCCACCGGTACCTTGTGGAACACGTCCACCAGATTGCAACAAGACTTGCACAAGAGTGCGTGCATGTGGTCACCCTCCCTCACATAACTGCCATCCAGACGCGAATGGCTGTCCACCTTGTACCACATTATGTGAAAAATTTTGTTATGGGAAACacgagaaaaggaaaaacatcCCATGCCACTTGACTGAAGTAAGCTGCGGAAAGCCTTGTGGGCGCCCGATGAAATGTGGTAAACACACATGCCCCGTCGTCTGTCACCCCGGCCCATGTCCGTCTACTTGCACACAACCGTGCCCAGTCCTACGAACTGACTGTGATCATACTTGCGGGTTACCATGCCACGAAGGAAATTGCCCAGTGACCCCTTGCcgtgaaaaaataaaagttcaGTGTCAGGTATACATACTCCTCAATTAACTAGAATAAATTTTGAAACCTTAACTATCTGAAAGCTATCCTTTGTTTTATAGTGTGGTCAGCGTACAGCTACTGTGTCTTGTGAAGAAAACGAGCTTTCTTACCGGAAAATGGCAACGGGGCTGTTGGCATCTAAGATGGCCCAGTTGCAGTCTGGCGAGTGTGTTGACCTTAAAGATCTATTGGGCAAGAGCGCCGCTAATAAGACAAAGAGCCTGGAATGCAACGAAGAGTGTGCTCTAGTGGAGCGAAACCGGCGTCTGGCCCTGGCGTTACAGATTAAGAACCCCAATCCAAAACCGGGCGCCCCGCCTTATCCTGATATACTAAAAGAGTGGGCCAAGAAAGACCAACGCTTTGTGCAAATGGTACACGACAAATTAACCGAATTAGTCCAATTGGCAAAGCAATCAGTCGGTAAAATGAAAAGCCGGAGCCATTCGTTCGACTCGATGAATCGCGACAAGCGCCAGTTCATTCACGAATACTGTGTTTTCTTTGGTTGTGAATCTATGTAAGAAACGTTAAGGAATGTGGTTTTGAAAAGAGGTATTTTAACCTGGTATTTTCTGATAGGTCTTATGACGACGAGCCGAAACGAAACGTTGTAGCCACTGCTTTTGGAGAACTGTCTTTCTTGCCCGCTATTAGCATCTTAGATGTTACACGTCGCGAATTGGGGCAGCGAAAAATGCCTGCGCCACCTAGAGGTCTTACTGTTCTCACTTCAggtcaacagcagcagcagcagcaacaacaagtGCCTCAACCGCCCCAGAAGCCACCGAATGCATGGGGAAGTGGTGGATCCGCTGCGCCGTTTAGAACCTTGTCTGATGTCGTTAAAAGCACTCCAGCACCCAATAATGCAACAGAATCGCCTGCCCCGGACAAGACATCTCAAGATCCAAAGCCACCTGTGGTTgattattttgattttacttCATAAGAATCACGCAGGTGTTTTCTGAGTTCCTTAAAATTCACAGGTGTATGGTACATTTCCTTATGAgaagttaaattaaaatgtgCTTTGGAAGTTTATGTTGAAGTACTTTTGACTGTTGGATCAATATTTGGAAACATCCGATGATCATCTTCGTATCGTACGATATTAGCAAGGACGAGTTGGTTCTTTTTTTGCAGGGCATAGTTTCATTTTGGAAAAATTATCATGTTTCAGGAACTAAATGCGTGACCAGAACGGAAGAAACTACTGCCACGTCAGCTGGGTGAGCCCCCGTTCGTGTGTAGAGTTCCTTCATTACATTGGCGGCGGCGTTTTCTTGTATTAAAAATGTTGCAGCTGAAATTGCTCCGGCAGCTAGCAAAACCTTGTCAAATTGCACTTGGTTGAAATCGCGAGAATTTCGCCGATGGCTGCTGTAAAAATACTAAGGTTTTAGTAATTGCAACAAACacattattttcaaaaactacCACATGGCTCTTTCTTTTTGGGTTTCAGTAGGTAGGCCTGCCACTATTTTTCGCACAATCAGCTGTTGATCAAAGTAAATAGCACGTATAAATTCCAGAGATATTTCGTGAATCTCATCTACTGCTGCTAACAATTGTGCAGATTTGGCCGTTACTGGTTTCCTCTTTAGAACCAAAATTAACTGACAGATGAACGTATCCACATAATCGCTGATGGGTGGATAGCTAAcctaaaaaaatgtttgatgaaCGGTTAAGAAAAATGCCACATTAGTGATCCAGTTATTAAATACTACATCATATTTAAGTGTAACAAGAACAAGAATTTCGGAATTAACAATCGTCGAACGATCACAAGGTCTCTGGGACTGGCGGAGTAGCATGGCTGCATCCGTAACTGTTACCAACTGCAGACATAATAATATTTGTGAAACATTTTGGTCTTCATAACAAATATAAACAAGCCAACCTTGTACCCATTTTCCAGTTTGGAGGCAATCTGAAGGCAAGATACCAGATGTAATAATGATTGATGTCTCATTTCCATACAAAATTCTTGCCATCGCATTTTGCAAGACGTCTTTAGGTTTATGGATCCAACGACTGTGGTTTTTAGATGGAGGCTTTGACAGCAATATGACCGGGCGAATCGCTCATAGATTTCAACGGTCCGGTATGAAACTCCCATAGGTTGCTTAAGCTGTTGGCACCATTTGAAAGCAACATCAAAGACAAATGGTGGTGTGAGAAGGTCCACCGGCTGCCATAATGAACCCAAATCAATTGGCAAAGTTTCATGCCATGAACGTGCCTTGTCATTGTAccattgcaaatatttcaaccACTCCTCAAAAGAAGCATCTTGAGTGATTAAGGCCAGTATTATTTCACCAGCAGTTAACATGGTAGttttgaaaacatttaaattacCTACCTAGAAAACAAGAATCCCAGTGTGCTTCAAAATTGGAAACAGGATGCTTTTCTTCAACATTTGACTGCTTTAGTGATATCAAagttttttccatttttcacagatgacAGAATCATGTCACGAGACACATTTGCAGAAACAAATATCACGAGTTCGATATTTCAATGAACTTGATACACCGTCTGCCGTTTGCTCGCAAACGTCACTTTATACTGCTAATTTTTAATGTATTATATCGTATGGAAAATTTTAGTATTCACGGTGCTTGGTTGTTATGATTGGAAATTCGTCGATTATTGCAGCCGGCTCAGTTCAAACTTAAATTTACTAGCGGATAAAAACAAACCGAGTGTCGTCTGCAACTGCAACGCAAACGCAACTTTGTCGTCAATCGAGTTTAGTATTGTTTATTTCTAGTGTGGTGTTGTACTGCATATGACTATGTTTCGCTAGTTGCTACACGTTCTTGCTCGATGAAACAATTGCAAGCtatttttgttattcttgGTTGCCAAGCTTTAACGATTCTGGAACATGGCATGTTTATGTTGTGCCTCTTTTCTTAGCTCAATGACTGTGGAGGTACAAGTAACAGACATGGTTTTACGGTTTTCTTTATGAGTACTATATATGTTTTAGTTTATTAGCATTTGCTTTATAGGAGCTGGTGTTTGATGTTTAAAAGCTGAGATAAATGTTATTGATGTCCTGTCAGCTGGTTCAACTCCCTCCATACAGCTTAAAGAACCCTTTCACTTTTCTGAATAGACAGGTATGTTATAAGAAATTACCTGCAACAATTTAACTATTTTGGTCTTTGTTCCTTGGTTTTCAAATTACAGGTCAAAGTCCCTTTAGCAACCATGCTTGCCTAACAGTGGTTGAGGAAAGTCAATACATGatggaaaagagaaaggaaaattttTGAGCCTGTCTTGTAAAGGTAACATCTCCACCATTTATATCATTGGATATTAAGCAATACAAGACTTGTGATCTCTCTTTTTGTGGCAGACACTGTTATAAACATGCTTTTGTAAATCCTAAAGGAATTGTGCAATTTCACTTCAGGTTTATATGGCTTTTTACTGCATTTCTAAAGacattttacaaaattatctgtgctccaattttttttgtattccaGGAACATCAAGTAAAATGAGATGCTGTAGTTTGGAAAGAATGATGTGCGTATAACGAGTTAGCGGCCGATTCGAAACAGATGATATAGTATTTCATTTATATAcattgaagtgcatatctgggcccccttcttttctgcggccccgtttccccttgactcataataagcccgtaggggtcatgcccctactgtacgatgtatataaaaacaacatatatcgaggtttggagggctctTATCCGCCGTTTGTGCTGCCGTTCCTCATAAAGCGCTTCTCCAGAGTGACGACTCGTCGCGAGTGCAGGCCATCCATATCGATAACGGTTTCCTGCGTAAAGACCAATCCGAGCAGGTCGTCACTAGTTTACACCAACTCAGGCTCAATCTTCAGGTAATTTGAGATGTTTTTCTGGACCGTTCAGAATCTTATGATTGGccaaaatttgatacgagattaattgatacaTCGTCCTGTCACATCTTAAATTCTATGGTTTATAATTCTTGTCCTATGGCCGAGTTCTTTTACAGAAAGTGActtctcatttcttcttcataccagcgatcagatttgatgtttcgAATTGTTTCCCGGCAAAACCACCCGGGGACAACGAAGTGggaatgatttgatttacgGACGTTGCTTAGGCAAATCATCTCCGCACTCTTTATAGGACACGGATACGGAGTTGTATCATTGACTAGATTTAGATGGGAAATATTATAAACAGTAGATGCAGTATagatttttgaaattgaaaaatcaatcaGCTTTATTGTCGTCGCTTGAAAATCGCTCAAACCCGCTTTTAAGAGGAGTTCACGTGATGACTTGTCGACTATTCCTTAAATGTACATGCACACTTGTTGGAAATAATGGGtgcatttgtttttcgtcGAACAAATTAAACGTTGTTAATGTGTAGCTAGTTGGGTTGTTGCTGCTCTCCCATTTAAAACTACACTTTTTCGCGCAATTGTTAATATAATTCTTTTGGGGACTTTCAGATGTCGATATGTTTGCAAATTGTTAAGATCTATTCAGAGTGGCACCACCTACAGTCATAAAGTATGACTGTAGGAAAGGGTACGTAGGCTTCTAAAAGTGAAGAATAACTCTGGCGTCTTTGGTAGGCGGAAAAGGTGCTGCAAAGAGAAGCGTCACGTGACGGTTTTAAGAATGGACTCTTTCGTTTGCTTTGCCCAATGAATCTGTGCTTGGAACTGTCAGGTGGCGTTTAGCAGTGGCACCCAATCTTTATTCCTAAACCCAGATCTGTTCTTTACTTTTCAGGGTGGATGGATTGATGATACTTGTTGGTTAAACCATGAAGAATACCAATAGATGGGTAAGTGGAAGGTTATTAAAGCATAAAACTGTAATTCCTcatggcattttcattcacgcatACGCGGcagttcgtgagcagacgaaccattgaaaaagccttgcgcagtctagctgcatccaaccagatactagtagaacccaaaacattgttttgacaagtgCTGTCATATTTCGGGTGCAGGTTTTCACTAAACACCAAGTAAGTAAGTGGTTTAATCGTATTAAatgtatgtttttttattcagaactgaaattgtacttttaaaacttttaaaacaccgcatagcttttattaacaatagtttacttttacaactatcaaaatcttgttaaccatttaaaggagaacaaagttcattttttagatttccggaatttcaatttccggttttacttccgtttttaaaatgccaaataactccttatttgtAAGTCTATCATAAAAAAGATTCatattttcgtgatccttgtcaaatttggggtcgactccATGGGTCAGCTaaaaatacccgaaaatcgtcaaaaatcgcaaattttcctgaacaTGAAAATGTTCATGAAAAATCAggattttggtcaaatccgacttttggctaaaaacacgtcatttcaaccccaaatttgataagCATCACAAAAATtctactcgttttgttatgggCTCGctatttccggagatattTGCTACTTCCGGCtacttccggaaaattttcgtgacaatttgcaaaaagtaaaaaatgagctgtattactctaaaaatttcaaatgtttttcttttatgcgTTAGGATGTTGCAGcttttattccgtgtttttcttgctatcAACAGTACAGGCTGACCCTACGAGCAAAGACAGTTTAAGCTAAAAATGTTTAGCGCCTCGTCTTGCAACTAGGTGCATATGTTTAAAATTGGAACCATTGTCTGAGGTTAGTAAAGTTCTAGCTTAAAAGCAAGAATTTTActgatttaaaagtaaaataaattttttttttatatttcaggcaaaaaaactagatggcgtttatgTGCGTCGATGATAAATATTacgagtgacaagttaaatgggtgtttgttacgtttaTACCTGTTTagtgtttcaaaggatttttcgtcaaaaaaatTGCGGTATGTTATTATCTgttcagtattgctatcgttgTGTATGTATTGAAAAGAAGGTCCTTAaaatagattgctttttgtatgtGGTAGGGTTTTGCCTTGTCAGCTGCTGAACCAGTagcctgcattcctgctatcaatGTACCACAAGGGATGCTGACACTTTAAGAAGACCAACAGTGACCACTATGCCCGAGACATGAACATCACCATCCTGTTCAGGTATTGTTAATGGACTTGaactcttttgttttaacttAGTGATAGGTTCTCTCGTCACTAAACCACAGAGTCTGCGTCTACTATGTGTTGCTAACCATCAGCCTTCAGCATCCCATGTATCCAGATTCTGAAGCTTCTCTGCTTAGCCAACCATCCTCCATACACTTCAGCTCTTTATTGTGGTATTACAGAATATTACTTATCTTATTACCCACTACATGCACctgtaacaattttctctacacaggcttctcttcttttcttattagcCCGCCGAATGCAAACAGGAATAAAGGTTCATCTCCATTGATGCCATaccatggtattttaatttgatgGATTATCTGGATTTCTCATTTTATACATATAAATCTTTGTTgtagaaattgaaaatgtcattGTTAATCCTGCTGCCAAATCGTCTTTCCGTACGAGTCATGCAGTTTTAGATTTCTCGTGGAATTTCCTTGTgagtaaaaatataaaataaaatcgtaCGGATTTTTGCATTAAGAATTACGTTGTCATTCTCATTTGTCAACTTTCTCTTCAGGCAACATCCACCCAGGCTTAAAAGGGCATCCTACCAGTTGTTTGGACCATACctgcctcgccgtcttcgccttacCGTCATTGCCGCATAATCTTTGCTCGCGCCCGGCTTCTCTTCATCGCCGTCATCGTGGAACGTCGCGTTTttggtattttgttttgttttgttttgttttgtgttgttttgtatttttgtataGTGTATGTTtaaagttaacccgttggctgccacccattttgctccccttttttttttagttgtagggaccggcggcgctgttctgccccatGGTTGATCACCCATGGGGTGGGGCAGTCGCCTTGCGCCTTAGggcgccgtaggcaatgcaccagtagggactttcCCTTGTCGATGCGATGGTGGAgtacctggggtgtgcattcccgtaaAGGTCTCCACCGTcaagtcagcccggacttgtcttcggacaagtccccctttCATCGGATCCCTCTGAAACGATGCGTAGCGATTGTAGAAGAACAACCTATGGGTTGTAATGgcttggcagccaacgggttaacttaagtGTTTGTATTCCTATGCATGTATgtattgtatttattttataatgTGTGATGTAAAActgtggtggaattgtgggtggaggTGGGATAATACAAAACCAATTCCATTTATATCTTTGTTTATTGAATTTTAGTATTGAAGAAGTAAGCCAATTTCAAGATATGACAACTTTAATAATCATTAAGTAATTTATAGGCAACAGGTACTTATATACTTAAGCTGTAGACAGAATTAAAATTTGCAATTCAAATTCTCAACATGGAGAACCATTATCCTGGCCCCAACTTTAAAATTTCTGCCAGTGCAAACTCAAAGTAGTTTTGTCAAATTCAATCCAAGTTTTGCATTTTGCTCTGTTGACACATTTGAGCAACTCTTTACATGTTTTCTCACTAGTAGGCAAATAGCttcaaaaacttttaaatttcaatataattcaatttcaccaTCAAGGCAACAAAATCAAAGTTAAAGAATCTGTAATGTGTTGACGGTCGGCAAATAATATTTCTTGCTTGTGGAATGCTGCATTCTGGAACCTCACTAATGAACCAAGGAGAGTGTCCTGCAACAACAGCTACCATCCCAGAATTCCAATGATAAATGTGGAAATCAAATGGTGGGTCCTGGAAAATAGACAAAATAACAAGAGTTGAGGTGTTAATGAtgctttctttccattcttacCAATCACTGTTTTTCCACCTCAACCAACAGATGAAAAATCAAGTCCCAAATTCATGCTCCAGCTCCATCATGTAATTACTTGTTCCAACAcctaatcaaaagaaaaacaagaacaaaaagatGAACAAAATTCTTCAGAATGCCAAAGCTATAACATGGacaaacattttcaataaCCGATGGTGTAGGCCAGGCTTAACACCAAAAGGGAACCATGCCATATCTGTAACCCGTTGCCTGGCACATGCGAGAATGCTTGTGTgtgattaaattaaatttaggAAAGATGCAAAATTTGACAAAAAGACTTCGGCCAGTGGCAAGAACGAATTAACATGTTAACACGATCAGGTAAGACAAAGGCATTCGTGTTGAGACTTGGGACTTGGGTATGAATGGCAAGATGTTTTCTATAATCCACTAAATTTCCGAGTATGAAAAAATTGGTAAATTAATGTGGAAAAGGCGGTTTCTTTGTTGATTAGAGTGTTAATGCCCAAGGAATTACCATGGAATTACAAAAAGACATATTAAAGTAATAAAGATTTTTATAAACCGGACAACGTATCAGAAGATGATTTGTAGTGTCAGTGTCACCCATGCTTCGTTCACAATGGCGAACGTTTATTCTTTAttcaaggcctacttaatacTTAAGAcctgtaaactcaaatacctcctatggctccaatggcgggtaggcgttccctagtaagagccaatcagacaaaaaaacaagggttacgacgacaccatctggcgctcgctactgctactgcttcgaaaacctaaatacaagattaagcaaaaacagggtttccttgtattttttaattaaaagtatcttagaatccttaacttttagttaaagaattccagtaaGTGTAGAAAATCCcctctttgaaaaagatttgcgtccactaagtaatattttcatcattacatttcaTCATTTCAATTATATGAAGGAATAgatagtggaggaaccaggggtctatgactctgctcaAAACATttaatctatgactctgctatAGCCACATTTTAtacaaaattgaataattgatTTAAGTGAAGTATGATCGTCTATATTTATTTCGTCTTTGAGGAGAAAAACTCACCACTCGTGATCAAACCGTGTAATAAACTGAGCGGTTTGCAGGTGACGCATGACAGGTAGGTTGTGATTACCGTTCATGGCTAGCAGAATTTTTGGTGTTCACCACAAAAGGAAAAGTCTGGCTCTATTTGTCCATCTATCTCACAGGCGCGACAACTAACAACTGTACATGCCCCATTTGTACAAGTTCGTACCGGCTTACAACACACAGTGGGAAAGTATAAAATGTAACTGTTGAATTGATAATATTTTGCCAAAATGCCATTGCTTCGCATTCTCCACGAATGATAAAAATTGGTATTTTATGAATTGCAACTATGGTGACGTGACGATAGTCGAGAATGAAACTGCCGCAAGTTAACTAACTCACgcataattaaaaattttcatttgggATGGGAGAATTGAGCTAAGGACAATGAACTGCAGCAAACCTTATGTTTTGACAAACTGGTGCAAGTCACAGATGTCTTGAATGCAACAGTACTCGACACATGGGAAAGcaacaaaaattcttatcTAGTTCTTACAGTCACTGCGGCCATTTTTCGGAAAGGCTAATAGAAAACAAAGCGTTGTAACGTAAGGCTACCGAATACGAAAAACGGAAGCTAATAAGCGTGGATGTGGCATGCTGTTACCCTcaactttcaaaattctaaTAAATGTCCAATACGTTGGAACTCTGGGAATGTTATACTGTATTGGTCCTAGCCAGGAGAGAAAAATACAATTGGAAGGAAATAGAATGTAAGTGACAAGATATCGCAAAACGAGTGTGGCAAAAACAAAGCAAGCAACGCCGCCGGCGCACAGGTGGAGGAGCCCAGACTAGGGAACAAGAACTAGGAGAAAAGtggtttttattatttgtataggAACCCACGTCCACATGGGTACACAATGTAGTGAAATTTGAAACAGGGTAAAGAAGTTTGAAACAGTTGCCAGCccagaagacaaaaaaaaaatagaggaaTAGACAATTATTGCCTAATTATGAATGGGAATGGGGAACAAAGAGGGATAGATGGAAAAAACGAGCTACGTAATTTGGTGCAATTGTAGCAAAGTTGTTTATTACTGATGTTTTGGGAAGCGATGCAGCTGTTGATCTTTCAGTTCTCGCATTTGCATTTGACTTAGAAGCACTTGCGATGGACGATGGAAGGTCCAGATTCGTCGTATTCTTGTTTGGAAATCCACATCTGCTGGAAGGTGGACAGAGATGCCAAGATAGAGCCACCAATCCAGACAGAGTATTTACGCTCAGGTGGGGCAATGATCTTGATTTTCATCGTGGAGGGAGCTAGAGCGGTGATCTCCTTCTGCATACGATCAGCAATACCAGGGTACATGGTAGTGCCTCCAGACAGGACAGTGTTGGCGTAAAGATCCTTACGGATGTCAACATCGCATTTCATGATGGAGTTGTAAGTCGTCTCATGGATGCCGCACGACTCCATACCCAAGAAGCTGGGCTGGAACATGGCCTCAGGGCAACGGAAGCGTTCATTGCCGATGGTGATAACCTGTCCGTCAGGTAACTCGTACGACTTCTCCAAAGAAGTGGATGAAGCAGCCGTCGCCATTTCCTGCTCAAAGTCAAGGGCAACGTAGCAGAGTTTCTCTTTAATGTCACGAACGATTTCTCGTTCGGCAGTGGTGGTAAACGAGTAGCCGCGCTCTGTCAGGATTTTCATCAAGTAATCGGTCAAATCACGACCAGCCAAGTCCAATCGAAGAATGGCGTGAGGAAGGGCGTAACCTTCGTAGATTGGAACAGTGTGTGAGACACCATCACCGGAATCGAGCACGATACCGGTAGTACGGCCAGAAGCGTACAATGATAGCACTGCTTGGATGGCTACGTACATGGCTGGGGTGTTGAAGGTCTCGAACATAATCTGAGTTGACAAACATTCTGTTAACAATGTACCGTTAAAAAATCGTGAAGATAAGTCTGCCTTACCTGGGTCATCTTCTCACGGTTGGCCTTGGGGTTGAGGGGGGCTTCGGTAAGTAGAACGGGATGTTCCTCGGGAGCGACACGCAGCTCATTGTAAAAGGTGTGGTGCCAAATCTTTTCCATGTCATCCCAGTTGGTGACGATGCCATGTTCAATCGGGTATTTCAGAGTAAGGATACCTCGCTTAGATTGGGCCTCATCACCAACGTACGAATCTTTTTGGCCCATGCCCACCTATTGTTCAAATAGAAACAGGTTATTGACGGACTTTAAGCAGTACTCTGATTACAATTTAATTTACCATGACACCCTGATGACGAGGGCGTCCGACGATGGAAGGGAAGACGGCCCGAGGAGCGTCATCTCCTGCAAAACCGGCCTTGCACATTCCCGAACCATTGTCAACCACCAATGCAGCAACTTCGTCGTCACACATTTCGTGTTTGTTAGTTGGTTAGTCTGCAATCagggaacaaacaaaaataaattatcaGCCGCCGGTCACGAGCAGAAATCAAGGTGCAAAACGAGTCAAGCACGACTGGTCAGAGAAACCATGGATGTCCTAATTGGCTGGGTgtactagtttttttttgttattttattaacGGTTGGTCGTCACGCTGCAGTTCCAACTCGTTCTGGAAGCCATATCTTTGTTGTCTGAGCTCTtatattcaaaaaaatgtaGGATTTGTGCAATCTCTTTAAAAGTTTAAACTCTTCTTAAACGCTACTATAGACGCGGAAGTGATTTCTTGAGATTAATACC
The DNA window shown above is from Daphnia magna isolate NIES linkage group LG9, ASM2063170v1.1, whole genome shotgun sequence and carries:
- the LOC116930642 gene encoding cyclin N-terminal domain-containing protein 1 isoform X1 translates to MEKTLISLKQSNVEEKHPVSNFEAHWDSCFLDASFEEWLKYLQWYNDKARSWHETLPIDLGSLWQPVDLLTPPFVFDVAFKWCQQLKQPMGVSYRTVEIYERFARSYCCQSLHLKTTVVGSINLKTSCKMRWQEFCMEMRHQSLLHLVSCLQIASKLENGYKLVTVTDAAMLLRQSQRPCDRSTIVNSEILVLVTLKYDVSYPPISDYVDTFICQLILVLKRKPVTAKSAQLLAAVDEIHEISLEFIRAIYFDQQLIVRKIVAGLPTETQKERAMCSHRRNSRDFNQVQFDKVLLAAGAISAATFLIQENAAANVMKELYTRTGAHPADVAVVSSVLVTHLVPET
- the LOC116930642 gene encoding cyclin N-terminal domain-containing protein 1 isoform X2 — its product is MEKTLISLKQSNVEEKHPVSNFEAHWDSCFLDASFEEWLKYLQWYNDKARSWHETLPIDLGSLWQPVDLLTPPFVFDVAFKWCQQLKQPMGVSYRTVEIYERFARSYCCQSLHLKTTVVGSINLKTSCKMRWQEFCMEMRHQSLLHLVSCLQIASKLENGYKLVTVTDAAMLLRQSQRPCDRSTIVNSEILVLVTLKYDVSYPPISDYVDTFICQLILVLKRKPVTAKSAQLLAAVDEIHEISLEFIRAIYFDQQLIVRKIVAGLPTETQKERAMCHRRNSRDFNQVQFDKVLLAAGAISAATFLIQENAAANVMKELYTRTGAHPADVAVVSSVLVTHLVPET
- the LOC116930610 gene encoding protein shuttle craft; this translates as MASHNANGIRGGNDDSSRGAYSGRYRNRQHPRGNERRPNFSNNHPSSVSGHNSTEGQHTQEIGDTVPNTEGSISATTPKPRRGRGFAGATRNAYRKQPQSHHQVADNNPRQGYTLRGDSYYAHDLGSPSRNALSQDVRQHIQNVNFHEIQTRNPQNLSEIDSAQASGGASYVDGRANQMETSYTERGASSRPKQARGSRKPFRPQYTKDYVEREGSGRTSAASYNNSYPPDYVSTSISSTSASLEHQPFENIRREYSKYKSRPPFEAQYEGRGDSRSTHEKYRRDERGGGYGSQERFPKGESTVNYAPRDRYGSEEPRVSTSSSKEQSSFNKPSRIYDSQNWRSEGFKKGISARTQKVSEAMADTAMQRERLTTQLTSGTYECMVCCESVKPVQPIWNCSQCFHAFHLGCVRRWSRTSQDESGHWRCPGCQSVSTSLPNFYLCFCSKRKDPEWNRRETPHSCGEVCGKALGDGISCTHSCTLLCHPGPCPICSAQTQRKCPCGKSSQLVKCGSSNALLCGELCGKQLSCELHTCQEACHIGPCEQCPLTVQQDCFCGQSNRELPCSVEHPEDEKFSCDLVCNKKLSCGRHSCQRQCHVGDCGACQLEVDTVVTCPCGKVQLKQLYKTKGVTERKFCTDPIPVCGKVCGKIMSCGPAENPHVCAVLCHGGLCPPCPLSTDLRCRCGRNEKKFPCRKLSEIEEVLCERRCNKKRQCGRHKCTQVCCVDTEHICPMVCGRTLSCGLHRCEALCHAGNCNRCHQVSFDELRCHCGTQVVYPPVPCGTRPPDCNKTCTRVRACGHPPSHNCHPDANGCPPCTTLCEKFCYGKHEKRKNIPCHLTEVSCGKPCGRPMKCGKHTCPVVCHPGPCPSTCTQPCPVLRTDCDHTCGLPCHEGNCPVTPCREKIKVQCQCGQRTATVSCEENELSYRKMATGLLASKMAQLQSGECVDLKDLLGKSAANKTKSLECNEECALVERNRRLALALQIKNPNPKPGAPPYPDILKEWAKKDQRFVQMVHDKLTELVQLAKQSVGKMKSRSHSFDSMNRDKRQFIHEYCVFFGCESMSYDDEPKRNVVATAFGELSFLPAISILDVTRRELGQRKMPAPPRGLTVLTSGQQQQQQQQQVPQPPQKPPNAWGSGGSAAPFRTLSDVVKSTPAPNNATESPAPDKTSQDPKPPVVDYFDFTS